The DNA segment CGAGCTGCAGCCGGCGATGCCGCTGCACTGAGCCCCCCTTTGTGGGAGCGAATTCATTCGCGACAGCGATTGGCACCGAGCCGGCCTTCAACCACCCGGCCCCTCTCCCAAAGGGCGAGGGGTGACCAGCCTTGTAAGTCGCCCGGGTCGAGCCCCGTTGGTGGATCGGTGAAGCGTGATCCCCCTACCGATGCCGGCTTCTAGGTTGAGCCTCAGAGCACTTGCCGCAGGAAGCTCTGCGCGCGCGGGTCCTGGGGTTGGGCGAAGAACTGCGCGGGGGGCGCGTCTTCCAGCAACTTGCCGTGGTCGAAGAACAGCACCCGGTCAGCCACTTCGCGGGCAAAACCCATCTCGTGGGTCACGCAGACCATGGTCATGCCTTCCTGGGCGAGCTGCTTCATCACGTCCAGCACCTCGCCGACCATTTCCGGGTCCAGCGCCGAGGTGGGCTCGTCGAACAGCATGACCTTGGGTTCCATGCACAGGGCACGGGCGATGGCCACGCGCTGCTGCTGGCCACCCGACAGGCGCGACGGGTATTCGTTGGCCTTTTGCGCGATACCCACCTTGGCCAGCAGCGCCTGGGCCTTGGCCTCGCGCTCGGCCTTGCCGCGCTTGCGCACCACCTTCTGCGCCAGGCAGAGGTTTTCCAGCACGGTCATGTGCGGGAACAGGTTGAAGTGCTGGAACACCATGCCGACTTCGCGGCGGTAGGCGTTCACATCGGTCTTCGGGTTGGCGAGGTCGACGCCGTCGATGCTCACCGAGCCGGAATCCAGCTCTTCCAGGCCGTTCAGGCAGCGCAGGAAGGTGGATTTGCCCGAGCCCGAAGGGCCGATCACCACCACCACTTCGCCACGCTTGACCTGCGTGCTGACGTTATCCACCGCCCGCACTTCGTGGCCGCGGGCATCGAAGACTTTCACCAGGTTACGGACTTCAATCACTTTTCCCGAGCCTCCGCTCCAGACGGCTGGCGATTTGCGACAGCGGCAGGTTGATGACGAGGTAAAGCGCCGCGACGCAGAACCAGATTTCGAAGGTGGAGAAGGACGTGGTGATGGCTTCGCGCCCGCTCTTGGTCAGTTCGGTAATGGCGATCACCGAGACCAGCGAGGTGTCCTTGACCAGGCTGATGAACTGCCCGGCCAGCGGCGGCAGCACGCGCTTGAACGCCTGCGGCAGGATCACGTGGCGCATGGACTGGCTGGCAGTCAGGCCCAGGGAGCGCGCCGCCTCGTTCTGCCCACGGGCAACGGACTGCACGCCGGCACGGACGATCTCGCCGACGTAGGCGCCGGTGAACAGCGCCAGCGCCGCCACCCCGGCAAACTCGCGGGAGAGGTTCAGCACGGTGCCGATGAAGAAGTAGAAGATGAAGATCTGCACCAGCAGCGGCGTACCGCGTACCAGCTCCACATAGACGGTGGACAGGTCGCGCAGGGTGGGGTTGCTCGACAGTCGGCAGAGGCCGGTGATCAGGCCGATCACCAGACCGAATGCGCTGGCAGCCACGGATATCCACAGGGTGGTCCAGAGGCCCCAGAGCAGCGGACCGGCGGCCCAGTGGCGGGTCACACCGACCAGGTCGCCCTCGGAAACGTCATCACCCTGGCTCACCTGCAAGCTGTCGCGGGCCACTTCCAGCACCTGTTCCCCACCGCCCTCGGAGGTCAGGGTCACGCGTGCTTTGTCGCCAGCGTCGGCAATGCTGGTAACGGTGCCGTAATCGGCGGCGCGCAAGCCTTCTTCCGCCTGGTAGGCGAAGTACTGGGGCACGCGGTTCCAGCGCCATTCGTAGGAAATCAGCGATGTGGAGTACCAGAGACCCCAGCCCACCACGACCAGGATAAGACTGGTCAGGATGTGCCAGGGCCAGGTGCGGCGATGTTTGCTAGTCACGGGAAATCTCGCTCATGACGGGGAAAAAGGCAGGCCCGGCCTTGTGGGTCGGGCCTGTCAAAGCCAGCGTCAGCTGACTTATTCCATCTCTTTCAGCCACTCGGTCTTCTTGAACCACTTGGCATGGATGCGATCGTAGGTGCCGTCGTTGCGGATCTGACGCATCCAGTTGTTGATCCAGTTCAGGCTGTCGTAGTCGTTCTTCTTCAGGCCGAAGGCCAGGGGTTCGAAGGTGAAGGGCTCTTCCAGGAACACCAGTTTGCCGGCACCGGCCTTGTTCACCGCCACCACGTTGTAGGGCGCGTCGTAGATGAAGGCGTCGGCCTTGCCGTTGACCACGTCCATCAGCGCTTCCTGCTCGTTGTCGAAGCCGTGGTACTGGGCCTTGGCAATCAGCTTCTTGGCAACCATCTCGCCGGTGGTGCCGATCTTCGAGGTGATGCGGTACTTGGCATCGTTCAGGTCCTTGTAGGACTTGATGTCGCCTTGCAGCTCCTTGCGGATCAGCAGGGTCTGGCCGACCACGATGAAGGGCTCGGAGAAGTTGATGCGCAGGTTGCGCTCCTGGGTCAGGGTCATGCCGGAACCGATCATGTCGAACTTGTCGGTCAGCAGGGCCGGGATGATGCCGTCATAGCTGGTGGACACCAGTTCCAGCTTCACGCCCATGGCCTTGGACATGGCTTTGAGCAGGTCGACTTCGAAGCCAATGATCTCACCGCGCTTGTTGGTCATCTCGAAGGGCATGTAGGTCGGGTCCATGCCGACGCGCAGGGTGCCGCGCTTGACTGCATCATCGACCATGCCAGCGTGGGCCAGGCCGGTCAGGGCGCTGGCAGCAAACAGCAGTGACGCGAGAAACTTTTTCATTCTTTCTCCTAATGGGGCAGCTCGTTATTCTTGTGCAGCCCACGGACGACGGGGCATGGCGCGCATGCTAAACCTCATCTCCGTGGATGGCGAGTCGCAAGAAGCAGATATCGGGCCAGCTCAGCTTTCGAGCAGAAAGGTGACTGGCCCGTCGTTGACCAGGTGGACCTGCATGTTGGCGCCGAAGCGGCCGGTGGCGACCTGTGGATGCTTGAGGCGGGCCTGGCGCACCAGGTAGTCGAACAGCTCCTCGCCGCGCGCAGGAGCGGCAGCGGTGGAAAAGCTGGGGCGCAGGCCGCTCTTCGTATCCGCCGCCAGGGTGAACTGGGAAACCAGCAGCAGGCCGCCACCGGCCGCGCCCAGGGACAGGTTCATCTTGCCCTCGGCGTCGGCGAAAACCCGGTAATTGACCAGCTTGTGCAGCAGCTTGTCGGCGCTGGCCTCGGTGTCCTGGGGCTCGACACCCACCAGCACCAGCAAGCCCTGATCGATGGCGCCAACCACCTCGCCTTCCACCTCGACTCGCGCGGCGCTGACCCGCTGCAGCAGTGCCTTCATCAGGCGTCTTCCTCCGGGGGAAGATCCAGCAGGCGCCGGGCCA comes from the Pseudomonas sp. TCU-HL1 genome and includes:
- a CDS encoding amino acid ABC transporter ATP-binding protein — encoded protein: MIEVRNLVKVFDARGHEVRAVDNVSTQVKRGEVVVVIGPSGSGKSTFLRCLNGLEELDSGSVSIDGVDLANPKTDVNAYRREVGMVFQHFNLFPHMTVLENLCLAQKVVRKRGKAEREAKAQALLAKVGIAQKANEYPSRLSGGQQQRVAIARALCMEPKVMLFDEPTSALDPEMVGEVLDVMKQLAQEGMTMVCVTHEMGFAREVADRVLFFDHGKLLEDAPPAQFFAQPQDPRAQSFLRQVL
- the dtd gene encoding D-aminoacyl-tRNA deacylase, translated to MKALLQRVSAARVEVEGEVVGAIDQGLLVLVGVEPQDTEASADKLLHKLVNYRVFADAEGKMNLSLGAAGGGLLLVSQFTLAADTKSGLRPSFSTAAAPARGEELFDYLVRQARLKHPQVATGRFGANMQVHLVNDGPVTFLLES
- a CDS encoding transporter substrate-binding domain-containing protein: MKKFLASLLFAASALTGLAHAGMVDDAVKRGTLRVGMDPTYMPFEMTNKRGEIIGFEVDLLKAMSKAMGVKLELVSTSYDGIIPALLTDKFDMIGSGMTLTQERNLRINFSEPFIVVGQTLLIRKELQGDIKSYKDLNDAKYRITSKIGTTGEMVAKKLIAKAQYHGFDNEQEALMDVVNGKADAFIYDAPYNVVAVNKAGAGKLVFLEEPFTFEPLAFGLKKNDYDSLNWINNWMRQIRNDGTYDRIHAKWFKKTEWLKEME
- a CDS encoding amino acid ABC transporter permease, with translation MTSKHRRTWPWHILTSLILVVVGWGLWYSTSLISYEWRWNRVPQYFAYQAEEGLRAADYGTVTSIADAGDKARVTLTSEGGGEQVLEVARDSLQVSQGDDVSEGDLVGVTRHWAAGPLLWGLWTTLWISVAASAFGLVIGLITGLCRLSSNPTLRDLSTVYVELVRGTPLLVQIFIFYFFIGTVLNLSREFAGVAALALFTGAYVGEIVRAGVQSVARGQNEAARSLGLTASQSMRHVILPQAFKRVLPPLAGQFISLVKDTSLVSVIAITELTKSGREAITTSFSTFEIWFCVAALYLVINLPLSQIASRLERRLGKSD